The Pelodiscus sinensis isolate JC-2024 chromosome 30, ASM4963464v1, whole genome shotgun sequence genome has a window encoding:
- the LOC142821059 gene encoding olfactory receptor 10G6-like, producing MQAESTECGNGSQLTHFVLEGLPYPPKLQVPLFLFFLLIYLLTLGGNLLILLAVARERRLHKPMYWFLCHLSFLDMTVSSVVVPKVVAGFLPGGGAISFQGCAAQLFFFHFLGCTEGFLYTVMAYDRFLAICKPLRYHVLMNHSTCQLLATGTWLGGSLHSTIQTALTFRLPYGRGTRVGYIFCDIPAVLKLACGDTALNELVTLVDIGFLAITCFLLILMSYVYIVSAILRIRSTEGRRQAFSTCVAHITVVVTYYMPLVFIYLRPGSQHPLDGVVAVFYTTVTPLLNPLIYTLRNKEMKAALMQLGRRAGSC from the coding sequence ATGCAAGCGGAGTCAACGGAGTGTGGGAACGGCTCCCAGCTGACCCATTTCGTGCTGGAGGGGCTCCCGTACCCCCCCAAACTGCAGGTACCCttgttcctcttcttcctcctcatctACCTGCTGACGCTGGGTGGGAACCTGCTCATCCTGCTGGCGGTGGCCCGGGAGCGCCGGCTTCACAAGCCCATGTACTGGTTCCTCTGCCACTTGTCCTTCCTGGACATGACGGTCTCCTCCGTGGTGGTGCCCAAGGTGGTGGCCGGCTTCCTGCCAGGCGGTGGGGCCATCTCCTTTCAGGGCTGCGCAGCCCAGCTCTTCTTCTTCCACTTCCTGGGCTGCACCGAGGGTTTCCTTTACACGGTCATGGCCTATGACCGGTTCCTGGCCATCTGCAAGCCTCTGCGCTACCACGTCCTGATGAACCACAGCACCTGCCAGCTCCTGGCCACGGGGACGTGGTTAGGGGGCTCCCTGCATTCCACCATACAGACCGCGCTCACCTTCCGGCTGCCCTACGGCCGGGGCACCCGGGTAGGCTACATCTTCTGTGACATCCCAGCTGTGCTGAAGCTGGCCTGCGGGGACACGGCACTCAACGAGCTGGTGACATTGGTGGACATTGGCTTCCTGGCCATCACCTGCTTCCTGCTGATCCTGATGTCCTATGTCTACATTGTCTCGGCCATCCTGAGGATCCGCTCCACCGAGGGCAGGCGCcaggccttctccacctgcgtGGCTCACATCACCGTGGTGGTCACCTACTACATGCCCCTGGTGTTCATCTACCTGCGGCCGGGTTCCCAGCACCCCCTGGATGGCGTGGTGGCTGTTTTCTACACCACGGTGACCCCGCTCCTCAACCCCCTCATCTACACTCTGCGCAACAAGGAGATGAAAGCTGCCCTGATGCAACtgggcaggagggcaggaagcTGCTAG
- the LOC142821363 gene encoding olfactory receptor 10S1-like, producing MASVHVQGRHTRWGQICPFCLGSPGSRHRGSPQGQQMEPGNQTPVTEFILEGLPNTRQLPSLFFLLFLLLYLLTLLGNALTLLTVLCDARLHALPMYCFLGHLSMLDACLSSVTVPKLLAGLLGPGGRVISFGGCVAQLYAFHLLGSTECFLYMVMAYDRFLAICRPLHYGVLMSKRVCLCMAAGTWLTGSLHATVHTALTFRLPYCGPRHVEYFFCDIPPVLKLACANTAANQLIILANIGVVAACCFLLICISYAYIVAAILQIRTAEGRRRAFSTCSAHLTLVLLYFGPPVFLYLHPSSSQASNGALAIFYTAITPLLNPFIYTLRNEEMKRALRKLACGQMRFQPA from the coding sequence ATGGCGAGTGTCCATGTACAAGGCAGACACACAAGGTGGGGACAAATTTGCCCCTTCTGCCTTGGCTCACCCGGCTCTCGCCATCGTGGTTCTCCACAGGGGCAGCAGATGGAGCCGGGAAACCAAACGCCGGTGACAGAATTCATCCTGGAGGGGCTCCCCAACACCAGGCAGCTGCCGTCTCTCTTCtttctgctcttcctcctgctCTACCTGCTCACCCTGCTGGGCAACGCCCTGACCCTGCTGACAGTTCTGTGCGATGCCCGGCTCCATGCCCTGCCCATGTACTGCTTCCTCGGCCACCTCTCCATGCTGGACGCCTGCCTCTCCTCCGTCACCGTGCCCAAGCTCCTGGCGGGCCTGCTGGGGCCGGGCGGTCGGGTCATCTCCTTCGGTGGCTGCGTAGCGCAGCTCTACGCCTTCCACCTGCTGGGCAGCACCGAGTGCTTCCTCTACATGGTGATGGCCTACGACCGCTTCCTGGCCATCTGCCGCCCCTTGCACTATGGCGTGCTGATGAGCAAGCGGGTCTGCCTGTGCATGGCCGCCGGCACCTGGCtcactggctccctgcatgccACTGTCCACACCGCCCTGACCTTCCGCCTGCCCTACTGCGGCCCCCGCCACGTGGAGTACTTCTTCTGCGACATCCCGCCCGTCCTCAAGCTGGCCTGCGCCAACACAGCCGCCAACCAGCTCATCATCCTGGCCAACATTGGGGTGGTGGCGGCCTGCTGCTTCCTGCTCATCTGCATCTCCTACGCCTACATCGTGGCCGCTATCCTGCAGATCCGCACGGCGGAGGGGCGGCGCCGGGCGTTCTCCACCTGCAGTGCCCACCTCACCCTGGTGCTGCTGTACTTTGGGCCCCCAGTCTTTCTGTACCTGCATCCCTCCTCCAGCCAAGCGTCCAACGGCGCCCTGGCCATATTCTACACGGCCATCACCCCCCTGCTGAACCCCTTCATCTACACCTTGAGGAACGAGGAGATGAAAAGGGCCCTGAGAAAACTGGCTTGTGGGCAAATGCGTTTCCAGCCTGCCTAA
- the LOC102464008 gene encoding olfactory receptor 10G6-like, which yields MQAESTECGNGSQLTHFVLEGLPYPPKLQVPLFLFFLLIYLLTLGGNLLILLAVARERRLHKPMYWFLCHLSFLDMTVSSVVVPKVVAGFLPGGGAISFQGCAAQLFFFHFLGCTEGFLYTVMAYDRFLAICKPLRYHVLMNHSTCQLLAAGTWLGGSLHSTIQTALTFRLPYGRGTRVGYIFCDIPAVLKLACGDTALNELVTFVDIGFLAITCFLLILMSYVYIVSAILRIRSTEGRRQAFSTCVAHITVVVTYYVPLVFIYLRPGSQHPLDGVVAVFYTTVTPLLNPLIYTLRNKEMKAALMQLGRRVGSC from the coding sequence ATGCAAGCGGAGTCAACGGAGTGTGGGAACGGCTCCCAGCTGACCCATTTCGTGCTGGAGGGGCTCCCGTACCCCCCCAAACTGCAGGTACCCttgttcctcttcttcctcctcatctACCTGCTGACGCTGGGTGGGAACCTGCTCATCCTGCTGGCGGTGGCCCGGGAGCGCCGGCTTCACAAGCCCATGTACTGGTTCCTCTGCCACTTGTCCTTCCTGGACATGACGGTCTCCTCCGTGGTGGTGCCCAAGGTGGTGGCCGGCTTCCTGCCAGGCGGTGGGGCCATCTCCTTTCAGGGCTGCGCAGCCCAGCTCTTCTTCTTCCACTTCCTGGGCTGCACCGAGGGTTTCCTTTACACGGTCATGGCCTATGACCGGTTCCTGGCCATCTGCAAGCCTCTGCGCTACCACGTCCTGATGAACCACAGCACCTGCCAGCTCCTGGCCGCGGGGACATGGTTAGGGGGCTCCCTGCATTCCACCATACAGACCGCGCTCACCTTCCGGCTGCCCTACGGCCGGGGCACCCGGGTAGGCTACATCTTCTGTGACATCCCGGCTGTGCTGAAGCTGGCCTGCGGGGACACGGCACTCAATGAGCTGGTGACATTTGTGGACATTGGCTTCCTGGCCATCACCTGCTTCCTGCTGATCCTGATGTCCTATGTCTACATTGTCTCGGCCATCCTGAGGATCCGCTCCACCGAGGGCAGGCGCCAGGCCTTCTCCACCTGTGTGGCTCACATCACCGTGGTGGTCACCTACTACGTGCCCCTAGTGTTCATCTACCTGCGGCCGGGTTCCCAGCACCCCCTGGATGGCGTGGTGGCTGTTTTCTACACCACAGTGACCCCGCTCCTCAACCCCCTCATCTACACACTGCGCAACAAGGAGATGAAAGCTGCCCTGATGCAACTGGGCAGGAGGGTAGGAAGCTGCTAG
- the LOC102452752 gene encoding olfactory receptor 10G6-like, whose amino-acid sequence MECGNGSQLTHFMLEGLPYPPKLQVPLFLFFLLIYLLTLGGNLLILLAVAWERRLHKPMYWFLCHLSFLDMMVSSVVVPKVVAGFLPGSGAISFQGCAAQLFFFHFLGCTESLLYTVMAYDRFLAICKPLRYHVLMNHSTCQLLAMGAWLLGSLNSTIQTALTFRLSYGRGNRVDSIFCDIPAVLKLACGDTALNELVTFVDIGFLAITCFLLILMSYVCIISAILRICSTEGRRQAFSTCVAHITVVVTYYVPLVFIYLRPGTQHPLDGVVAVLYTTVTPLLNPLIYTLRNKEIKEAVMRLGVRKLAGVRAVSYPAFSRSCLRPGEERRVWRIQDS is encoded by the coding sequence ATGGAGTGTGGGAATGGCTCCCAGCTGACCCATTTCATGCTGGAGGGCCTCCCGTACCCCCCCAAACTGCAGGTACCCttgttcctcttcttcctcctcatctACCTGCTGACGCTGGGCGGGAACCTGCTCATCCTGCTGGCGGTGGCCTGGGAGCGCCGGCTTCACAAGCCCATGTACTGGTTCCTCTGCCACTTGTCCTTCCTGGACATGATGGTCTCCTCCGTTGTGGTGCCCAAGGTGGTGGCCGGCTTCCTTCCAGGCAGTGGGGCCATCTCCTTtcagggctgtgcagcccagctctTCTTCTTCCACTTCCTGGGCTGCACCGAGAGCCTGCTCTACACGGTCATGGCCTATGACCGGTTCCTGGCCATCTGCAAGCCGCTGCGCTACCACGTCCTGATGAACCACAGCACCTGCCAGCTCCTGGCCATGGGGGCCTGGCTTTTGGGCTCCCTGAATTCCACCATACAGACCGCGCTCACCTTCCGGCTGTCCTATGGCCGGGGCAACAGAGTGGACTCCATCTTCTGCGATATCCCAGCTGTGCTGAAGCTGGCCTGTGGGGACACGGCGCTCAACGAGCTGGTGACATTTGTAGACATTGGCTTCCTGGCCATCACCTGCTTCCTGCTGATCCTGATGTCCTATGTCTGCATCATCTCAGCCATCCTGAGGATCTGCTCCACCGAGGGCAGGCGCcaggccttctccacctgcgtGGCCCACATCACCGTGGTGGTCACCTACTACGTGCCCCTGGTCTTCATCTACCTGCGGCCGGGTACCCAGCACCCCCTGGATGGCGTGGTGGCTGTTCTCTACACCACGGTGACCCCGCTCCTCAACCCCCTCATCTACACGCTGCGCAACAAGGAGATTAAGGAAGCTGTCATGAGACTGGGAGTCAGGAAACTGGCCGGAGTCCGAGCAGTGTCCTACCCAGCCTTCAGCAGGAGCTGCCTGAGaccaggggaggagagaagagtttGGAGGATTCAGGACTCCTGA
- the LOC102443513 gene encoding putative olfactory receptor 10D4, which translates to MGLGNHTMVTHFILLGIPNTDGLQTILFFTFLAFYLCTLVGNLLIFSAVLGDPRLHTPMYFFLCNLAILDIGISSISIPKLLANLWANSKTISLGGCMAQVFFWHFLGSTECLLYTVMAYDRYVAICHPLRYLLIMNRRVCALLAAGTWITSSFHATILTSLTFTLPYCGSNVIDYFFCDIFPVAKLACADTYILETVSFTNIGMVPMTCFVLILASYVRIAYSVLKMSAGEGRSKAASTCASHLTVVTMFFGPCALIYTQPQLSEVLVTPVHIFGNVVTPMMNPVIYTLRNKEVKAGLRKLRGVRC; encoded by the coding sequence ATGGGGCTGGGGAACCACACGATGGTGACTCATTTCATCCTCTTAGGGATCCCCAACACCGATGGCCTCCAGACCATCCTCTTCTTCACCTTCTTAGCCTTCTACCTCTGCACCCTGGTGGGCAACCTGCTCATCTTCTCAGCCGTCCTCGGtgacccccgcctgcacacccccatgtacttcttcctctgcAATCTTGCCATTTTGGACATTGGCATCTCTTCCATCAGCATCCCGAAATTACTGGCCAACCTCTGGGCCAACAGTAAAACTATCTCACTGGGGGGGTGCATGGCTCAGGTCTTTTTCTGGCATTTTCTGGGCAGCACCGAATGCCTGCTCTACAccgtcatggcctacgaccggtatgtggccatctgccacccgctgCGCTACCTGCTCATCATGAACCGCAGGGTGTGTGCCCTCCTGGCCGCCGGcacctggatcaccagctccttcCATGCCACCATCCTCACCAGCCTGACCTTCACGCTGCCCTACTGTGGGTCCAACGTGATAGACTATTTCTTCTGTGACATCTTCCCTGTGGCCAAGCTGGCTTGTGCGGACACGTACATCTTGGAGACCGTGAGTTTTACCAATATTGGGATGGTGCCCATGACTTGCTTTGTCCTCATCCTCGCCTCCTATGTCAGGATTGCCTACTCCGTCCTAAAGATGAGCGCGGGTGAAGGGCGGAGCAAAGCGGCCTCCACTTGTGCCTCCCATCTGACAGTGGTGACCATGTTCTTCGGGCCCTGCGCCCTGATCTacacccagccccagctgagcGAAGTGCTGGTGACCCCCGTACACATCTTTGGCAACGTGGTGACGCCCATGATGAACCCTGTCATCTACACGCTGCGCAACAAGGAGGTGAAGGCGGGtctgagaaaactgagaggggtcAGATGTTGA